In Afipia sp. GAS231, a single window of DNA contains:
- a CDS encoding response regulator produces the protein MSRSQLVAEHLPLLRRYARALTGNQASGDAYVGAMLEALLQDPSLLDERHGARVGLFRLFTQIWNSVSINDRSEIPSASPSERRLSNITPLPRQAFLLLSLEGFSEEEVAFILDKEIAETRKLADTAGREMAAEIATDVLIIEDETFIAMDLESLVKNLGHNVIGVARTHTDAVALAKNRKPGLILADIQLADGSSGLDAVNELLKTFEVPVVFITAYPERFLTGERPEPAFLISKPFQPAMVSAVASQALFFQRNSKNRAPKVA, from the coding sequence ATGTCCCGATCACAGCTCGTTGCTGAACATTTGCCGCTGTTGCGGCGCTATGCCCGCGCGTTGACCGGCAACCAGGCGTCCGGCGACGCCTATGTCGGGGCCATGCTGGAGGCCCTGCTGCAGGATCCTTCGCTGCTGGACGAGCGGCACGGCGCCCGCGTTGGCCTGTTCCGGCTGTTCACGCAGATCTGGAATTCGGTCTCGATCAACGACAGGTCGGAAATCCCGTCCGCGTCGCCATCGGAGCGCCGGCTCTCCAACATCACCCCGCTGCCGCGGCAGGCCTTTCTGTTGCTGTCGCTGGAGGGATTTTCCGAGGAGGAAGTCGCCTTCATCCTCGACAAGGAGATCGCCGAGACCCGCAAGCTCGCCGATACCGCCGGCCGCGAGATGGCAGCCGAAATCGCCACCGACGTTCTGATCATCGAGGACGAGACCTTCATCGCCATGGACCTCGAGAGCCTGGTGAAGAATCTCGGCCACAACGTCATCGGCGTCGCCCGCACCCATACCGATGCGGTGGCACTGGCCAAGAACCGCAAGCCCGGCCTGATCCTGGCCGACATCCAGCTTGCCGACGGCTCGTCCGGTCTCGACGCGGTCAACGAACTGCTCAAGACCTTCGAAGTGCCTGTCGTGTTCATCACCGCCTATCCCGAACGCTTCCTCACCGGCGAGCGTCCGGAGCCGGCGTTCCTGATCTCAAAACCGTTCCAGCCCGCGATGGTCTCGGCGGTGGCGAGCCAGGCGCTGTTCTTCCAGCGCAACTCGAAGAACCGCGCGCCGAAGGTGGCGTAG
- a CDS encoding TetR/AcrR family transcriptional regulator, whose translation MNSVKIEPGRRKSKKPARKTYHHGDLRRQLVAAAEQIIVERGVEGFTLREAARRVGVSPAAPSHHFKDAKGLLTEVALLGFRDFGEALAAADKRGGKDPMRRLYQQGEAYVRFALKYPARFQLMFRIDKHDHTNVEFVRVSQRSFGILEDAVRAATGTSADQELSPDGKGLLMAVWSMVHGYCHLAFGGELSNPARGGGGNDVILETLLPLLLKHLPSPSRR comes from the coding sequence TTGAACAGTGTCAAGATTGAACCTGGCCGGCGCAAGTCGAAGAAGCCGGCCAGGAAGACCTATCATCACGGTGACCTGCGCCGTCAGCTCGTCGCCGCGGCCGAGCAGATCATCGTGGAGCGCGGCGTCGAGGGCTTCACGCTGCGCGAGGCGGCACGCCGCGTCGGTGTTTCGCCCGCCGCCCCATCGCACCATTTCAAGGACGCCAAGGGGCTGCTGACCGAAGTGGCTCTGCTCGGCTTTCGCGACTTCGGAGAAGCACTGGCAGCAGCCGATAAGCGGGGCGGCAAGGATCCCATGCGGCGGCTCTACCAGCAGGGGGAGGCTTATGTACGGTTCGCGCTCAAATATCCGGCGCGTTTCCAGCTCATGTTCCGCATCGATAAGCATGACCACACCAATGTCGAGTTCGTGCGCGTCTCCCAGCGGTCCTTTGGCATCCTCGAAGACGCAGTCCGCGCCGCCACCGGCACCTCAGCGGATCAGGAATTGAGCCCTGACGGGAAGGGCTTGCTGATGGCCGTCTGGTCGATGGTGCATGGGTACTGCCATCTCGCCTTTGGCGGCGAACTCAGCAATCCTGCGCGCGGGGGTGGCGGCAATGACGTGATCCTAGAGACCCTCTTGCCGCTGCTGCTCAAACATCTGCCATCGCCATCCAGGAGATGA
- a CDS encoding NepR family anti-sigma factor: MKEVKKQGGLNSEIQSRIGHQLRAMYDDVVRQGVPDRFADLIRKLDGPEAAAEIAKKDGGE; encoded by the coding sequence ATGAAAGAAGTAAAGAAGCAGGGCGGACTGAATTCCGAAATTCAGTCCAGGATCGGGCACCAGCTCAGGGCCATGTACGACGACGTGGTGCGGCAAGGTGTGCCAGACCGCTTTGCCGACCTCATCCGGAAGCTCGATGGGCCCGAAGCAGCCGCCGAAATCGCAAAAAAAGACGGAGGTGAGTAA
- a CDS encoding DUF2306 domain-containing protein: MAGKYAARSARAIMAVLAAGVALYSLRYSGVIVDSWLDVDPKIRAVITQVPIQALMHMLVAPVALLLGPLQFFPGIRAKYPQAHRWSGRVYVAACVVAGTGGLATSLYASGGPVAGFGFGILAVLWIGTTLGAWRAAVQRQFALHRLLMRFSYAMTFGAVTLRLQIPIGLALGFPSYSAMSVWLAYTSWIPNLIVVALYSMTQALRRPAAPATA, encoded by the coding sequence ATGGCTGGGAAGTATGCGGCGCGGTCCGCCCGCGCAATCATGGCTGTTCTGGCCGCAGGCGTGGCTCTTTATTCGCTTCGCTACTCCGGCGTGATCGTTGACAGCTGGCTCGACGTCGACCCGAAAATCCGCGCCGTCATTACGCAGGTGCCGATCCAGGCGCTGATGCATATGCTGGTCGCGCCCGTGGCTCTTCTGCTCGGACCGTTGCAGTTCTTTCCGGGAATTCGCGCGAAATATCCGCAAGCGCATCGCTGGTCGGGCCGCGTCTATGTCGCAGCCTGCGTCGTTGCCGGGACTGGGGGGCTGGCCACTTCGCTCTATGCGTCCGGCGGCCCGGTCGCGGGATTTGGCTTCGGCATTCTGGCGGTGCTGTGGATCGGTACGACGCTTGGTGCCTGGCGCGCCGCGGTGCAGCGCCAATTCGCGCTCCATCGCCTGTTGATGCGCTTCAGCTACGCGATGACCTTCGGCGCGGTGACCTTGCGTCTGCAAATTCCGATCGGGCTCGCGCTGGGATTCCCGAGCTATTCGGCGATGTCGGTATGGCTCGCTTACACCTCCTGGATACCGAACCTGATCGTTGTGGCGCTCTATTCGATGACACAGGCATTGCGCCGTCCGGCGGCGCCTGCGACGGCCTGA
- a CDS encoding HWE histidine kinase domain-containing protein, whose amino-acid sequence MVRLGFIIGFIALIGVLLSGLAAYRVHDQELQIEGIALARAIDVHASLVQDRLTERELLARVASGLFRAPSVVKANMLQPLRASIYAFKTDFVVASWIARLRPSELGQAESELKSAGFANPTIRDFDDQPLDIKAIDRPINVLMDLEPRNPETSGLPGRALDRHSVVGPMLAQAAAAGKPVASDPIPLLRLNGPVGLVLAAPVSQDGSTELAGFVTFSYELAPLMLANDDRSLFSVVLKDPRDANDEFVANDSGVVTSRPVAQDGPPPSMVRTVTFGGRDWSLGYYAKTNLVQRAQQTAVIVAAIGLALTGIICGLFGYVAYNNLRLSREIQVRIGFERRLTAVIDELNHRVKNILAVIQSIVTRTLRHGSDIDVARELLIGRIHAMSNVVTLLSESQWQGVKLKGLFESRAIPHAERIVVNGPDIAVSARAAQSLSLLFFELASHSDEGLSLVGKHPHIVVTWEVTGEEPETIFHFRWEEFNTSAATRREDSDFGLILLDRVAPEALGGTAKRYFTDVSYVYELTAPMVTVVDMSERDRTDQISAPVRPVR is encoded by the coding sequence GTGGTCCGGCTGGGATTCATCATCGGCTTTATCGCGTTGATCGGGGTGTTGCTCTCCGGTCTCGCCGCCTATCGCGTTCACGATCAGGAACTGCAGATCGAGGGGATCGCGCTGGCGCGGGCGATCGACGTCCATGCCAGCCTGGTGCAGGACCGCCTGACCGAACGCGAACTGCTCGCGCGTGTTGCATCCGGGCTGTTCCGCGCGCCGTCGGTGGTGAAGGCCAACATGCTGCAGCCGCTGCGGGCCTCGATCTATGCCTTCAAGACCGATTTCGTGGTGGCGTCCTGGATCGCGCGGCTCAGGCCGAGCGAACTGGGTCAGGCCGAATCGGAGCTCAAGAGCGCCGGCTTTGCCAACCCCACCATTCGCGATTTCGACGACCAGCCGCTCGACATCAAGGCCATCGACAGACCGATCAATGTGCTGATGGACCTCGAACCGCGCAACCCGGAAACATCAGGCCTTCCCGGCCGTGCGCTGGACCGCCACTCGGTCGTCGGCCCGATGCTGGCGCAGGCGGCGGCAGCCGGCAAGCCTGTAGCGTCGGACCCGATCCCGCTGTTGCGGCTGAACGGGCCGGTCGGGCTGGTGCTGGCGGCGCCGGTGTCGCAGGACGGCTCGACCGAGCTCGCCGGTTTCGTCACCTTTTCCTACGAGCTGGCGCCGTTGATGCTGGCCAATGACGACCGCTCGCTGTTTTCGGTGGTGCTGAAGGATCCGCGCGACGCCAACGACGAGTTCGTCGCCAACGATTCCGGCGTCGTCACCTCGCGCCCGGTGGCGCAGGACGGCCCGCCGCCGTCGATGGTGCGCACGGTGACGTTCGGCGGCCGCGACTGGTCGCTCGGTTATTACGCCAAGACCAACCTCGTGCAGCGCGCGCAGCAGACGGCTGTCATCGTTGCCGCCATCGGCCTGGCGCTGACCGGCATCATCTGCGGCCTGTTCGGCTACGTCGCCTACAACAATCTGCGGCTCAGCCGCGAGATCCAGGTCAGGATCGGCTTCGAGCGCCGGCTGACGGCCGTGATCGACGAGCTCAACCACCGGGTCAAGAACATCCTGGCCGTGATCCAGTCGATCGTGACACGCACGTTGCGCCATGGCTCCGACATCGATGTCGCGCGCGAGCTTTTGATCGGGCGCATTCACGCGATGTCCAATGTCGTCACCCTGCTCAGCGAGAGCCAGTGGCAGGGCGTCAAGCTCAAGGGCCTGTTCGAATCGCGCGCGATCCCGCACGCCGAGCGCATCGTGGTGAACGGCCCGGATATCGCCGTCAGCGCGCGCGCCGCGCAATCGCTGTCGCTGCTGTTCTTCGAACTGGCGTCGCATTCCGACGAGGGCCTGTCGCTGGTCGGCAAGCACCCGCATATCGTGGTGACCTGGGAAGTCACCGGTGAAGAGCCGGAGACGATTTTTCATTTCCGCTGGGAAGAGTTCAACACCAGTGCCGCGACGCGGCGGGAAGACTCGGATTTCGGCCTGATCCTGCTCGATCGCGTGGCGCCGGAAGCGCTCGGCGGCACCGCGAAACGCTACTTCACCGATGTCAGCTACGTCTACGAACTCACCGCGCCGATGGTGACCGTCGTCGACATGAGCGAACGCGACCGCACCGACCAGATTTCCGCGCCGGTGCGGCCGGTGAGGTAG
- a CDS encoding sigma-70 family RNA polymerase sigma factor yields the protein MPLTNSLRDDILASVPSLRAFAISLSGNGDRADDLVQETLLRAIANIDSFQPGSNLPAWLFTILRNLFRSDYRKRRREVEDAEGNYAKTLKTQPAQNAHLEFEEFRVALEKLPQDQREALILVGASGFSYEDAAAICGCAVGTIKSRVNRARSKLSALLYVDGAEDFGPDNTVRAVIGGNGG from the coding sequence ATGCCTCTCACCAACTCACTGCGCGACGACATTTTGGCGTCGGTCCCCAGCCTGCGCGCGTTCGCGATCTCGCTCTCCGGTAACGGCGACCGTGCCGACGACCTGGTGCAGGAAACGTTGCTGCGCGCCATCGCCAATATCGACTCGTTTCAGCCCGGCTCCAACCTGCCGGCATGGCTGTTCACGATCCTGCGCAACCTGTTCCGCTCCGACTATCGCAAGCGGCGGCGCGAGGTAGAGGATGCCGAGGGCAATTACGCCAAAACCCTGAAGACCCAGCCGGCGCAAAACGCCCATCTGGAATTCGAGGAGTTTCGCGTCGCGCTCGAAAAACTGCCGCAGGACCAGCGCGAGGCGCTGATCCTGGTCGGCGCCTCCGGCTTCTCCTATGAGGACGCGGCGGCGATCTGCGGCTGCGCGGTCGGCACCATCAAGAGTCGCGTCAACCGCGCGCGCTCGAAGCTGAGCGCCCTACTCTATGTCGACGGCGCCGAGGATTTTGGCCCCGACAACACCGTACGCGCCGTGATCGGCGGCAACGGCGGCTGA